The window NNNNNNNNNNNNNNNNNNNNNNNNNNNNNNNNNNNNNNNNNNNNNNNNNNNNNNNNNNNNNNGCTCTTCCATTGGCTCTCCCTTTCCGGGCCTCTCTATCAGTCCTTCATCCTCTTGCACCTTACAAATATGGCCGTCCACTGCTCTCGGTGTCAAGGTGATTCCCAGTCCATCATACATCTAAGCCACATGGCAACCCGTAGTACTTGTTCAGACATCGTTGAGCACTAGCTACATGAACATCGGGCGGCGGGTGAATATTTCCTCCTAAGACCAGTACTTGAACGTTTGCCTTACCATCATTTTGATTAAATTGAGTATCAAAATTATAAAAAGACCCTTCATCTAAACACCCCTCATTTTGCCCATAGTAACCATCAAAGTGGCTCAAAACACTTCTCACAACAAGTCCTAGGAAAACTTTcatgaaaaaataaagaaaaaagcacTTTTCCCCATGAATAAACTACTTCCTCCGATCCACCTAATTgccgctgatttagtacaaagttgtactaaattttACTAATTTGGATCGGATGGAATAATAATTTGGCTAACTCTTTTCTAAAGCCTCCAGGATCACTTGACCACTAAATTATCGTATCCCAAGCACGTTACACCTGGCCAGTTTTGTTTAAGCAAAAAAATGGTTCTCTAAATTATCATAGTTTAATAAATTTATGGGCACATGAAGTTTTGTCTAATAATATGACCATTCAGATCTGTGCAAAAAGAATCATAATGTTTTACACATAGATTTCATCCTCTAACTGAAATGTTGCTGATATTTTGTGAATCTTCTCTTGGCATGATTTTTTCATTCCAGAAACCTTCCAAGTGGTAATTTACTCTGAGATGTGATAGTTTAGGGTGTTACGTGAGATCACTAAATGTGAGCTAAAACCTATATATTGAGGGGATATCAGTTACACGTTAATTATGTGTATAGTGTAGATCTTGATATTTAATATGATGCTAATTGCATGCTAAACGAGTTGAGCGTTCGCCATTAGGTCACTGGATCGACATAGTTTGATTGCCTAGATTTGTTGGATCTGCCCCTTTTGTTTTTTTCACATTGGTATAGATATAGAGATATAGAGATTTAGATGGATGCACGGTGCTTAATAGGAGAAACAAGCCTGCCCTTTCAGAAGTGTAGGAGATCTCCAATGGTTGGAAGTCCAAAGTAGCTTAATCAAATTAAACAAGGGCAAATGGGATTTGTAGAAATAAGAACAATGGTGGAACTCCTTCCTATGCATTTTATTTGTAAGGAAATTAAGGTGGGCATGCTAGACTACCCAATTGCAGGACTCTTAAATATGTGTTGCTCTAAATAATAATCGGCATACACATAGATAATACTACATACTCATACATATTTAATGTATCATATATGATTTGCATAATTTCATAACTGTAATTAACAGATAGCAGATATATAGATTACCTTTACTATTATTACGTATACGGACATGTTCATGTGCTAGTTAAGTTCCCACCACATATAAATTTCATAGACATCTAACCATCAGTTGAGTTAAATTGTATGTCTCAATAATATGTGAGACATAATATATGGTGACTAATTCAGAATTTGTTGCAAATATATAGCAGCAACCATCACAAAGGCATACACCATAATAATCAATGTAATTAACAGACTAATATGAGTAGAGTTTGGCTAGGCATTTTTACATGCTGATTTACAAATAGGACCCATATTTAGAGATTTGGAACCGGGGAATATGAGAATTGTAATATTGGTCGATTCTGGTAAGCAGGCAACTATAAAATTAATACTTAACTTCATGGATTATGGTAATAGTTTACCGTAAGAGCAAAGGAAGAGTCTAGGACTAGGAAACCAAAAAtaaaatgcatgcatgcaattaAGAGTTGATGCACTAGTTCTAGCTAGTGTGACGTGATCAGTCAAAACTCTACAAAGAGAGGAACATCGGAATACActgatgaaactagtacagatggaatatATATACATACAAGTTCACTGAAAACAAATCAATCATACATTCATTTCATGCAAGTTTGCACTGAGCACAATCTAATAATTAACCAATCTCCAATCCCCAAGTAAATGGAAAAAAACGTACGTACTAGTATGACCATATATACCCATCATTTAAGTATATCCCTCCATATGTAAGTGTGAAAAGGTTTTTAAAGGTAAATAACACAATGGACACGTACTACTACCCTGGCAGACCAAATGGGTGCAAAAGTGTTACTAACCAATGCAAGGAGCAACTTTAACTTGAATCCCCTACCTTAGACCATCATGAGCTAGCAGCGCTTCTACAGTACTAGTACCAGATGAAGAATTAAAGCTTGAACCCCTTCTTTAATTTAGCACTCTCCTGCTCAAGCCATGCATGTGCATCTCTTCTAGCCATGCCGGCCGATTGTCCAAGAAACTGCGGTGTATACTACAAcaggccgccgccgtcgccaccgcccgACGAGGAATGGAATCCGGGGATGTTCATGGTCCAGCTGCCACTGCCATTGCCGTTATTGTCGCTGGCGTTGCCACCCCAGACGCCATCCCCTTGGCGTAGAGCCTCCATCACGAACTGCCTCTGCAAGGTCATCTCTTGCCCTTTGCTGTCCGCCTGCTTCATTGACCCTTCGTCGCGCCTCGCTGTGCTTGCACTAGACTGCCCTAACGTGAACATCGCCGGCGACGGTGCCGGTGCCGCTGCGCTGCTCCCTGCTGCCCGATTAGCTTGCAGCCCCAGTTGGTACATGGGCGGCGCCGGTGGAAGTTCCAAGAACgggaactgctgctgctgctgctgcacccgCCACTGCTCCAGTGACGCGCCAAAGGTGGCGCCCCCGCCGCTGGCCAGAGGGAACTGATCCACGCCGTCCAtgtggtggtggtgctgctgcaTGGCGAGCTGCGGGAGGCCGGCGGAAAAGGCTAGCCCTAGGTTGGCCCCCGGCGGATGCATCGCGCCCATGAACGGCAGGTGGTGCGACATGGAGCTGAGACCCGGAGGGATGGATGCACCGTCGCACCCCAAGGTGGTGGACGCCGCGGTTGATGGCATAGATGACGCGCCACCGGGCAGCTGCCTGGCCGAAGAAGAAGATGGCTTGGAGGAGGACGCGGCGCCGGCGGATGACTTGGACGAGCGCTTGTTTCGGCGGCACCCACCCCCCACGGGGACGGACCGGAGGGCGCCCCCGCGCGTCCAGTAGCGGCGGCATGCCTTGCAGAAGTGGCGGGGCTGCGAGAGGGAGTAGTTGTTGTAGTAGCAGAACTTGGTGTTGGTGGAGTCGCACCGCGGGCACTTGAGCGCCGGCTCCGGCTGCGGCACCCGCGCCATCCGCGCGCGCTCCGTCATGGAATTTGGCCTCGCCTGCTGCCCGGCCGCGGCTTCATTGGCCGCTGAGCTTCTCGGCAACCCACCGACCTCGGGCGTCCCCGCCGCCGTACCCGCCGTCGGATCCACTGGCATATGCTGTGCATCGCCTACTCCGCCACCGCCCGTCGCCCTCTGCTGCTGACCTTGCTGTTAAGTACGCACACGTAAACATGTTATAGATCAGGAGAAGAAAGGAGGAGAGAATTGTCTGTGAATATTCAAGAGGAGAATATATATCTTCATGCTAAGCTACTTTAATTTTGCCAAATTCTCTTTCCATGAAGAAGCTGGCTATGGATGGACGGATCGCAGCTGGAGTGCTCTACAACGAGCGAGAATTGAAGGACAGGGAGAGGGAGGATCATGTAGTACCTGGTTATTCCAATTAGGCGGATCTAGGTATGCAGCCGCTGGAGGGAACACCATGGAAGCCAGTTAGTGTGGTGGATAtatttcctctctctctcccttaactCCAGCTTTTTTGCTGCTGAATTCAGATCTTTTCTCTAGAATTTGCACTTTTGCTTGTTGAGGatttgtgtttgcaaagaaaaggaaacaatcAGGGGAGAAGGAAGGGCGAGGTGGTGGAGTCCTCTACCTAGCTAGCAGGTGGTGGAGAATCACATCCAGCAGTCACAAGAGAGAAgacagcaatgagagagagagaaaggaggagggggaggagagagAAGCTAGGAAAGAGAAAGGGCGGGGAAAAGCATGTATTTATCTTCTCCTTTTGTGCGTATGGTAGCTTTACATTTCTAGTTTTTGCTTTGTGGGGTTGGCAAGaatgtttgagagagagagagattaaagttGCCTTAAAGTTTAAGGTTAATACCCCTTTTCCCCCGAAAAATAAAGATTAATACTCTTCCAGCATTGTGGAGATTGGTATGAAAtggttaggctggtcatagtggggagtaacttgtactagtGCAATATATATGATACTAGTTTATATTACTATTTATATAGtgcaaagtactccctccatttctttttaatccgtatataaggtttggtcaaagtcaagctttatagagtttgactaactttatattaaaaaatataaacattcacaatatgaaattatGCACAATGAAACGTATGTTCATACTATAtaattttagtattgtagatgttcatattttttatatagatttggtcaaactttgtgcagtttgactttgaccaaatcttatatgcggagtaaaaagaaacagagggagtaacatAGTAATGGTGGCATAGATGACTTTATTTAATaatttgtagactcattttgtcttgggaagcgctatgttcaacatattatgttaccacttctcattaactactcGTCACATAAGCAAAAAAAATTTGGAGCACGCTATGTTACTACTATTACTAGCCTAAAATTTCTCAGAGTGCCCTACTACTACTTGTACTAGCAGTAGTGTGGGGTAGGATCCACGCTAGTGCTAAATAGCCGTAGCCTAGGCTGTTGCCCTGCGCCACTACTATTCCTGCATATTTGATTTTCTTTATATTTATACTATATTTATACATCAATATACagattttcatacagtagcaatgaaGAGGTTGTGAAAAAAACACGGATTAGCAAACACTTTGAGTGATTTGACTTCCAAGGGTACAACAACCTTCGTATATGCACCCCAATGCAAATTGGATTTGATAGCCATTGCCTCGACACTTGTGTGTCGTCCCAACATCATATCTTCCTACTAATTCAATTTGGTCACTTCGATCCATCCACTTTTATCTAATCCATGTTTCTTCTATGACGTCTGGATAATTAAGCTACCGTaatcctctactaatgatgccatgtcactacggttactgttgataaactcgcgttgaCTCAATCctcgttcaaattcaaatttaaaatcgagTCAAactataaaagttttcaaatgtcaaaactaaaatgttctaaatgtggcATATAAATCATAAGtagtaatggtggagaaaccaataTTTTTAAAATGTATAAGTGCTAAAAAGTAATTAAAACAGTGGCTttcacaattaattaaatgccttttctaGTTTATAAAATTTCACTATTTTATTTGGAgtaccaaactttttgtggcagaggtataaatAGTAATGCTAATTTAGAAGCTAGTTTTGGATTTTATCTAAACAAAAATATATAGAAATTAAAATGGGAAAACAATAAcaaaaatgaaaaaagggaaaaggaGAAAGGATCCCTCCTGCCCCCGGGCCTTGCCATCGAATCGGCCCAGCTAGCCCACCTACCTCCCTCCCCGTCCGCTTTCCCTGTACAAGCGACCGCACCCACGGTCGTCACCACGCCACCTCGCTGGCGATGCCAGGGGAGGGGATAGCGCCTCGACCCCTTGCTCCCACTCTCCCAACTCGCTCCCCTCACCCTCTTGGCCTCCCTTCCCTTCCTTAGATCCGCCCCCTCGCCGAGCAGCCGACGCGCCCGTCGTCAACCACTATGCGACCCCCGCCTTCGTCGTCGTCCTCTCCGTCGCCCTTGTCGTTCTGCCTCGTCCCCGGGCCTTCTCGTCAACGCCCGTGAGCTTCCCTCGCTCCCCCTCTTTCGTTTCCCCgaagcactgatacgtctccgtcgtatctataatattttattattccaagccaatattatacaactttcatatacttttggcaattttttatactatttttgggactaacatattgattcagtgcccagtgccaattcctgtttgttgcatgttttttgtttcgcagaaaatccatatcaaacggagtccaaataggataaaaatttatagagattttttttggaatatatgtgatttttgggaagaagaatcaacgcgagacaatgcccgagggggccacgaggcagggggcgcgccccagggggtgggcgcgcccctgaccctcgtggccaccccgtaaggcagttggtgcccttctttcgccgcaagaaagccagtatccggatacaaatcgtgttaaaatttcagcccaatcgaagttacggatcttcggaaatataagaaacggtgaaaggccagaatctgaaacgcagaaacaaagggagacagagagacaggtccaatctcggaggggctctcgcccctctgccgccatggaagccatggaccgggggtaaacccttcttccatctagggagaaggtcaaggaagaagaaggggaactctcGCGCCCTCTCTCCcagtggtgccggaacgccgctggggccatcatcgtgtgacggcgatctataccaacacctctgtcatcttcaccaacatcttcatcaccttcccccatctatctacagcggtccgctctcccgcaacccgttgtaccctctacttgaacatggtgctttatgcttcatattattatccaatgatgtgttgccatcctatgatgtctgagtagattttcgttgtcctatcggcaattggtgaattgctatgactaGTTtaattgcttgtggttatgttgttgtcctttggtgcccatcatatgagcacgcatgtggatcacaccatagggctagttgtatgttgataggactatgtattggagggcaagagtgacaaaatcttcaatctagcatagaaattgatgcatacgggattgaagggggaccaatatatcttaatgctatggttgggtttt is drawn from Triticum dicoccoides isolate Atlit2015 ecotype Zavitan chromosome 4A, WEW_v2.0, whole genome shotgun sequence and contains these coding sequences:
- the LOC119285280 gene encoding dof zinc finger protein DOF2.4-like is translated as MVFPPAAAYLDPPNWNNQQGQQQRATGGGGVGDAQHMPVDPTAGTAAGTPEVGGLPRSSAANEAAAGQQARPNSMTERARMARVPQPEPALKCPRCDSTNTKFCYYNNYSLSQPRHFCKACRRYWTRGGALRSVPVGGGCRRNKRSSKSSAGAASSSKPSSSSARQLPGGASSMPSTAASTTLGCDGASIPPGLSSMSHHLPFMGAMHPPGANLGLAFSAGLPQLAMQQHHHHMDGVDQFPLASGGGATFGASLEQWRVQQQQQQFPFLELPPAPPMYQLGLQANRAAGSSAAAPAPSPAMFTLGQSSASTARRDEGSMKQADSKGQEMTLQRQFVMEALRQGDGVWGGNASDNNGNGSGSWTMNIPGFHSSSGGGDGGGLL